In a single window of the Streptacidiphilus sp. P02-A3a genome:
- a CDS encoding ImpB/MucB/SamB family protein: MTTRRRHIAHLHLHTAPDEDRYDDIVTLMSGITPHVQALPPNAVQLDLASALRYFDLPPYDVLQLAQLRLMGLYGVEGSAGLAANRMLATMAADASAPGHTTWVPAEQAAAWLRPRPVTALPGIGRATATTLGKYGLHTIGQIADVPAATLQRLLGATSARLLAERAQGRDPRPVTPQEPVPYMVADLVCDRDCLDPIQHHRAVLGLADQIGQRLRGQGQVTGRLTLTVYYADRSSSTRMCSLPEPTNHSAALVVAALGLLTTLGLQRARVRTFLVRADGLLSADRAHRQLSLDSGDDRARAAEAAADRARRRFGPAAVYPAALANEGPAVRSATTGKASTASDLP, translated from the coding sequence TCCAGGCCCTGCCACCCAACGCCGTCCAGCTCGACCTGGCCTCCGCGCTCCGATACTTCGACCTGCCCCCGTACGACGTGCTCCAACTGGCACAACTCAGACTGATGGGCCTGTACGGCGTCGAAGGCAGCGCGGGACTCGCGGCCAACCGCATGCTGGCAACCATGGCCGCCGACGCATCCGCACCGGGACACACCACATGGGTCCCCGCCGAACAAGCCGCCGCGTGGCTGCGCCCCCGGCCGGTCACCGCGCTGCCCGGGATCGGCCGCGCTACCGCGACCACGCTCGGCAAATACGGCCTGCACACCATCGGCCAGATCGCCGACGTACCTGCCGCGACCCTCCAGCGACTCCTCGGAGCCACCTCCGCCCGACTGCTGGCCGAACGCGCCCAAGGCCGTGATCCCCGCCCGGTCACCCCACAGGAACCGGTGCCGTACATGGTTGCGGACCTCGTATGTGACCGGGACTGCCTCGACCCCATACAGCATCATCGAGCGGTCCTGGGGCTTGCCGACCAGATCGGTCAACGCCTGCGCGGTCAAGGCCAGGTCACCGGTCGACTCACTCTCACGGTGTACTACGCCGACCGTAGTTCCAGCACGCGCATGTGTTCGTTGCCGGAGCCCACCAACCACTCAGCCGCCCTCGTCGTGGCCGCCCTGGGCTTGCTGACCACACTCGGGCTGCAGCGGGCAAGAGTCCGCACCTTCCTGGTCCGTGCCGACGGCCTGCTGTCGGCCGACCGCGCTCACCGTCAACTGTCCCTGGACTCCGGTGATGACCGTGCCCGTGCCGCCGAAGCGGCCGCCGATCGGGCCCGGCGCCGTTTCGGTCCAGCAGCTGTATATCCCGCAGCCCTGGCCAATGAGGGTCCCGCAGTCCGCTCAGCAACGACCGGCAAAGCCAGCACGGCATCTGACCTGCCCTGA
- a CDS encoding LamG-like jellyroll fold domain-containing protein yields the protein MNLSSDFSATLWAEPDAYGGTVLSQAGTNTPGITLYPNAADGQWYLCMATADNSTTPGLNCAHGGEVELGAWTKLTLTYNQTDQRIALYVDGVPVDSNPHTPVATSLFRGDFVLGASLAGTTASKYFNGSLSQVETWGKTLTPTQVDADAPPNGPLVIPSDSVPYPSGSRWSTGATTVTFNAGQLVVTSAGTPLFTKGTTGSPNAVLTMQSNGDLAAYKDAATAKAAAPNTYLWDTGTSGNPGDVLLLHPSGNLVMHSSDGVAMWLTNTGFPDAPGCDQWLLTQAAAGSDTALDNLTTPSGSITYTANHARTANAATVFDGSTSIERASGPAFDTTGSFTVSAWAKINNLDSTQTVLGQGTVNHQSFYLGYTTGSNGWVFQSTTTDTPTATTTATAGKWTHLTGVYDATTGALTLYVNGVAATTTGINTTPSTTPPDHSLSAPSPSSDPPPPTKTSTETSATSAPTPASP from the coding sequence CTGAACCTCAGCAGCGACTTCAGCGCAACCCTGTGGGCCGAACCCGACGCCTACGGCGGCACCGTCCTGTCTCAGGCCGGCACCAACACCCCCGGCATCACCCTGTACCCCAACGCCGCCGACGGCCAGTGGTACCTGTGCATGGCCACCGCCGACAACAGCACCACACCCGGCCTGAACTGCGCCCATGGCGGAGAGGTCGAACTCGGGGCCTGGACCAAGCTCACGCTCACCTACAACCAGACCGACCAGCGCATAGCGCTGTACGTCGATGGCGTTCCCGTCGACAGCAACCCCCACACACCGGTGGCCACCAGCCTGTTCCGCGGCGACTTCGTCCTCGGCGCCTCCCTGGCCGGCACCACCGCCTCCAAGTACTTCAACGGCTCCCTGTCACAGGTCGAAACCTGGGGCAAGACCCTGACGCCCACCCAGGTCGACGCCGACGCACCGCCGAACGGGCCCCTGGTCATCCCCTCCGACTCCGTTCCCTACCCCAGCGGCAGCCGCTGGAGCACCGGCGCCACCACCGTCACCTTCAACGCCGGCCAACTCGTCGTCACCAGCGCCGGCACCCCCCTGTTCACCAAGGGAACCACCGGCTCACCCAACGCCGTCCTGACCATGCAGAGCAACGGCGACCTCGCCGCCTACAAGGACGCCGCCACAGCCAAGGCCGCAGCACCGAACACCTACCTGTGGGACACCGGCACCAGCGGCAACCCCGGCGACGTCCTGCTTCTGCACCCCTCGGGCAACCTGGTCATGCACAGCAGTGACGGCGTGGCCATGTGGCTCACCAACACCGGCTTCCCCGACGCACCCGGCTGCGACCAATGGCTGCTCACCCAGGCCGCGGCGGGATCCGATACAGCCCTCGACAACCTGACCACCCCCTCCGGCAGCATCACCTACACCGCCAACCACGCCAGAACCGCCAACGCCGCCACCGTCTTCGACGGCAGCACCAGCATCGAACGCGCGAGCGGACCCGCCTTCGACACCACCGGCAGCTTCACCGTCTCCGCTTGGGCCAAGATCAACAACCTCGACAGCACCCAGACAGTCCTGGGTCAGGGAACCGTCAACCACCAGTCCTTCTATCTCGGCTACACCACAGGCAGCAACGGCTGGGTCTTCCAGAGCACCACCACGGACACCCCCACCGCCACGACCACCGCAACCGCCGGGAAGTGGACCCACCTGACCGGCGTCTACGACGCAACGACCGGCGCCCTGACCCTCTACGTCAACGGCGTCGCCGCCACCACGACCGGCATCAACACCACCCCCAGTACAACCCCGCCGGACCACTCACTATCGGCGCCATCACCCTCGTCGGATCCACCACCCCCTACCAAAACTTCAACGGAGACATCAGCGACGTCCGCACCTACCCCGGCGTCGCCCTGA
- a CDS encoding DUF2252 domain-containing protein, which produces MDILEQEAEPRTPELMPIRYARMADSLSTFYRGTPAVMAADLAELPNTGLTVQLSGDAHLSNFGLFASPERRLVFDLDDFDETLPGPFEWDVKRLATSFAVAAYDNDAPPSAAGAIAAEAARSYRTHLRELATSPELTVWYEHIAADDLLQEIDSSLQRAQLRRTLDRARSTDSGKAIAKLTGPGPDDTPRFIHDPPLIEPVDDEERALVEHVFADYRASLPPAQAQLLDRYRIVDAARKVVGVGSVGTRCFLLLLQGRAAGELFLLQAKEAEPSVLAPYTNVPVAHEGQRVVEGQRLLQSFGDIFLGWSTGPTGRHFYWRQLLDMKGSASVQGMSDSLMHRYAGLCGRALARGHARSGNRVAIAAYLGRGTSFDTGMAVFALAYARQTRDDYAAFTQAIADGRLPVAS; this is translated from the coding sequence GTGGACATCCTGGAGCAGGAGGCCGAACCGCGGACCCCCGAGCTGATGCCGATCCGCTACGCCCGGATGGCCGACTCGCTTTCCACCTTCTACCGCGGCACTCCCGCAGTGATGGCCGCGGACCTGGCCGAGCTGCCGAACACCGGCCTGACCGTGCAGCTCTCCGGTGACGCCCACCTGTCCAACTTCGGGCTCTTCGCCTCCCCGGAGCGCCGTCTGGTCTTCGACCTCGACGACTTCGACGAGACCCTGCCCGGCCCCTTCGAGTGGGACGTCAAGCGGCTGGCCACCAGCTTCGCGGTGGCCGCCTACGACAACGACGCCCCGCCGAGCGCGGCCGGAGCCATAGCGGCGGAGGCCGCCCGCAGCTACCGCACCCATTTGCGCGAACTCGCCACCTCCCCCGAACTCACGGTCTGGTACGAGCACATAGCGGCCGACGACTTGCTCCAGGAGATCGACAGCTCGCTGCAACGCGCCCAGCTCCGCCGCACCCTGGACCGGGCGCGGAGCACCGACAGCGGCAAGGCCATCGCGAAACTCACCGGTCCCGGGCCCGACGACACGCCCCGCTTCATTCACGACCCCCCGCTGATCGAGCCGGTCGACGACGAGGAACGCGCGCTCGTCGAGCACGTGTTCGCGGACTACCGGGCCAGCCTGCCGCCCGCCCAGGCCCAACTGCTGGACCGGTACCGGATCGTGGACGCCGCCCGCAAGGTCGTCGGCGTCGGCAGCGTCGGCACCCGGTGCTTCCTCCTGCTGCTCCAGGGGCGCGCGGCCGGGGAGCTCTTCCTGTTGCAGGCCAAGGAGGCCGAACCATCGGTCCTCGCCCCGTACACGAACGTGCCCGTAGCCCACGAGGGGCAACGCGTGGTCGAGGGGCAGCGGCTGCTCCAGTCCTTCGGCGACATCTTCCTCGGCTGGTCCACCGGACCCACCGGACGGCACTTCTACTGGCGCCAGCTCCTCGATATGAAGGGCTCCGCCTCCGTCCAGGGCATGTCGGACAGCCTGATGCACAGGTACGCCGGGCTCTGCGGCCGGGCACTGGCCCGCGGCCACGCCCGCTCCGGAAACCGCGTCGCCATCGCCGCCTACCTGGGCCGCGGTACCTCCTTCGACACCGGAATGGCCGTCTTCGCCCTCGCCTACGCCCGCCAGACCCGCGACGACTACGCCGCCTTCACCCAGGCGATCGCCGACGGCCGTCTGCCCGTCGCCTCCTGA